The following are encoded in a window of Flavobacteriales bacterium genomic DNA:
- a CDS encoding four helix bundle protein, whose amino-acid sequence MVKETFNADEWLASFWNEQLAEPQLGQGASYRRKNPVVDETFGLASHVMDYCESLVRINPVFADQILRSGTSVGSHVREAQGAQSLRAFLNKMKVAHQELEETDFRLDLCHIKAHYPHDPDLVRRTKVLFPLFHSILKTTTERLARELSEKRNARKSGTEKP is encoded by the coding sequence ATGGTAAAAGAGACCTTCAATGCGGATGAGTGGTTGGCCTCATTCTGGAATGAGCAGCTGGCCGAACCACAACTGGGTCAGGGTGCCTCTTATCGGAGAAAGAACCCGGTGGTGGATGAGACCTTTGGACTGGCCAGTCATGTGATGGACTACTGTGAGTCCTTGGTCCGCATCAATCCGGTGTTCGCGGACCAGATCCTGCGGAGCGGCACTTCCGTGGGGTCACATGTACGGGAAGCGCAGGGTGCCCAAAGCTTGCGTGCATTCCTCAACAAAATGAAGGTGGCCCACCAGGAGTTGGAGGAGACCGATTTTCGTTTGGATCTCTGCCACATCAAGGCCCACTATCCACATGATCCGGACCTTGTACGCCGCACCAAGGTCTTGTTCCCGCTATTCCACAGCATCTTGAAGACCACCACTGAAAGACTGGCCCGAGAGCTGTCCGAGAAACGGAATGCTCGCAAAAGCGGGACTGAAAAGCCATGA
- a CDS encoding DEAD/DEAH box helicase → MASFDALGLRPELLRSLHDIGFTEPTPVQAQAIPLLLTSEKDVVALAQTGTGKTAAFGLPLLEYVDPQDRRTQALVLAPTRELCVQIAGDLEKFAQHLKGTRVTAVYGGASIRDQIRAIARGTHIIVATPGRLLDLLGRDAVDLTGVDTVVLDEADEMLNMGFQEDLTEILRSTPPEKRTWLFSATMGREVRAIAKGYMREFQELQVGERNTTASAIEHQYAVVHARDRYAALKRFVDADPALFAIVFCRTKHETQELATALIKDGFNADAIHGDLSQAQRDHVMGRYRARSLQLLIATDVAARGIDVSDVTHVIHFDLPGEAESYTHRSGRTARAGRSGISLSIIGVREVNKVHQLERMLKTHFKYVRVPGGGDIGKAQVVAYMHKLLNVEVDREALASILPTAHAELAAFSKEELIERFMSVAFNRLITQFRDLPDVNVDMSRKDHTVRTERPSSRERFSTGRQLFINLGTADGFDKGRMLGYICGISGIGGEHIGRMLIKDVYAFVDIEPDYFEQVHRAFQGANYKGRKVRVDEAQGPGQGGPRGGPRPDGPRGGGGYKGGGGSRGGPPQSGGYKGGGYKSDRPQSGGYKGGYEKKKDFYEPKRKFPKK, encoded by the coding sequence ATGGCGTCCTTTGATGCGCTGGGCCTCCGGCCCGAACTCCTCCGTTCCCTCCACGACATCGGTTTCACCGAGCCCACGCCGGTGCAGGCACAAGCCATTCCCCTGTTGCTGACCAGCGAGAAGGATGTGGTGGCCCTGGCCCAGACCGGCACGGGCAAAACGGCGGCTTTTGGCCTGCCCCTGCTGGAGTATGTCGACCCGCAGGACCGCCGGACGCAGGCCCTGGTGCTCGCACCCACCCGCGAACTGTGCGTGCAGATCGCCGGCGACCTGGAGAAATTCGCCCAGCACCTGAAAGGAACGCGCGTCACAGCCGTGTATGGCGGTGCCAGCATCCGCGACCAGATCCGCGCCATCGCGCGGGGCACACACATCATCGTGGCCACCCCGGGCCGCCTCCTGGACCTGCTGGGCCGCGATGCCGTGGACCTCACCGGCGTGGATACCGTGGTGCTCGACGAGGCCGACGAGATGCTCAACATGGGCTTCCAGGAGGACCTGACGGAGATCCTGAGAAGCACGCCGCCGGAGAAGCGCACCTGGCTCTTCAGCGCCACCATGGGCCGGGAGGTGCGCGCCATCGCCAAGGGCTACATGCGCGAGTTCCAGGAGTTGCAGGTGGGCGAACGCAACACCACGGCCAGCGCCATCGAGCACCAGTACGCCGTGGTGCATGCCCGCGACCGTTACGCCGCACTGAAGCGGTTCGTGGACGCCGACCCCGCGCTCTTCGCCATCGTCTTCTGCCGCACCAAGCACGAGACCCAGGAGCTGGCCACCGCGCTGATCAAGGACGGCTTCAACGCCGACGCCATCCACGGCGACCTGAGCCAGGCCCAGCGCGACCATGTGATGGGCCGGTACCGCGCCCGTTCGCTGCAGCTGCTGATCGCCACCGATGTGGCCGCGCGCGGCATCGACGTGAGCGATGTGACGCACGTGATCCACTTCGACCTGCCCGGCGAGGCCGAGAGCTACACCCACCGCAGCGGCCGCACCGCGCGCGCCGGTCGCAGCGGCATCTCCCTCAGCATCATCGGGGTGCGCGAGGTGAACAAGGTGCACCAGCTGGAGCGCATGCTGAAAACGCACTTCAAGTACGTGCGCGTGCCAGGCGGTGGCGACATCGGCAAGGCGCAGGTGGTGGCCTACATGCACAAGCTGCTCAATGTGGAGGTTGACCGCGAAGCGCTGGCCTCCATACTGCCCACGGCCCACGCGGAACTGGCCGCCTTCAGCAAAGAGGAATTGATCGAACGTTTCATGAGCGTGGCCTTCAACCGCCTCATCACCCAGTTCCGCGACCTGCCCGACGTGAACGTGGACATGAGCCGCAAGGACCACACCGTGCGCACCGAGCGGCCCAGCAGCCGCGAGCGCTTCAGCACCGGCCGCCAGCTCTTCATCAACCTGGGCACCGCGGACGGCTTCGACAAGGGCCGCATGCTGGGCTACATCTGCGGCATCAGCGGCATCGGCGGCGAGCACATCGGCCGCATGCTCATCAAGGACGTCTACGCGTTCGTGGACATCGAGCCGGACTACTTTGAGCAGGTGCACCGGGCCTTCCAGGGCGCCAACTACAAAGGCCGCAAGGTGCGGGTGGACGAGGCGCAGGGTCCCGGGCAGGGTGGCCCACGCGGCGGACCCCGGCCTGATGGACCACGCGGTGGTGGCGGCTACAAAGGTGGCGGAGGATCCCGTGGCGGCCCGCCCCAGAGCGGCGGCTACAAAGGCGGTGGCTACAAGAGCGATCGCCCGCAAAGTGGCGGCTACAAGGGTGGGTACGAGAAGAAGAAGGATTTCTACGAGCCCAAGCGGAAGTTCCCGAAGAAGTAA
- a CDS encoding alanine dehydrogenase → MSPSSELLKQLARESAMMPQEQVMAVGLRKKSLFIGIPKEITFQEHRVPLTPAAVAVLTGRDHQVVIQRGAGEPAQFQDNDYSEAGALVVDSPEEVYKADLILKVAPPNHNEIELLRHKQTLISALQLTVQPKDTLKRMMEKRMTAVAWDFIKDREGIYPIIRAMGEIAGNTSIQIASEYLSADKGGQGLMLGGISGVAPAEVVVIGAGTVGEFATRAALGLGASVKVFDKSIYRLRRLQTDLGQRVWTSVAQPSELKKALKHADVAIGALRPEQGRTPMVVTEDMVKEMKNGSVIVDVSIDRGGCFETSEVTTHTDPVFKKYGVIHYGVPNIASRVPRTASTALSNIFGPMLLNMGDVGGFEDLIKTNLGVRHGVYLYNGNLTSRILAEAFKLPHKDLDILLAAF, encoded by the coding sequence ATGAGTCCAAGCTCGGAACTGCTCAAGCAACTGGCCCGTGAATCGGCCATGATGCCGCAGGAGCAGGTGATGGCGGTGGGCCTGCGGAAGAAGAGCCTCTTCATCGGCATCCCCAAGGAGATCACCTTCCAGGAGCACCGCGTGCCGCTGACACCCGCCGCGGTGGCCGTGCTCACCGGCCGCGACCACCAGGTGGTGATCCAGCGTGGCGCCGGTGAACCCGCCCAGTTCCAGGACAACGACTACAGCGAGGCGGGCGCGCTGGTGGTGGACAGCCCCGAGGAGGTCTACAAGGCCGACCTGATCCTGAAGGTGGCGCCACCCAACCACAACGAGATCGAACTGCTGCGCCACAAGCAGACGCTCATCTCCGCCCTGCAACTCACCGTGCAGCCCAAGGACACCCTGAAGCGCATGATGGAGAAGCGCATGACCGCCGTGGCCTGGGACTTCATCAAGGACCGCGAGGGCATCTATCCGATCATCCGGGCCATGGGCGAGATCGCCGGCAACACCAGCATCCAGATCGCCAGCGAATACCTCAGCGCCGACAAGGGCGGGCAGGGCCTCATGTTGGGTGGGATCAGTGGGGTGGCGCCCGCCGAAGTGGTCGTCATCGGCGCCGGCACCGTGGGCGAGTTCGCCACGCGCGCCGCATTGGGCCTGGGCGCCAGCGTGAAGGTCTTCGACAAGAGCATCTACCGCCTGCGCCGCCTGCAGACCGACCTGGGCCAGCGCGTGTGGACCTCTGTGGCCCAGCCCAGCGAATTGAAGAAGGCGCTGAAACATGCCGACGTGGCCATCGGCGCCCTGCGCCCGGAACAGGGCCGCACGCCCATGGTGGTGACCGAGGACATGGTGAAGGAGATGAAGAACGGCAGCGTGATCGTGGACGTGAGCATCGACCGCGGTGGTTGCTTCGAGACCAGCGAAGTGACCACACACACCGATCCGGTCTTCAAGAAGTATGGTGTGATCCACTATGGTGTGCCCAACATCGCCAGCCGCGTGCCCCGCACCGCCAGCACCGCGCTCAGCAACATCTTCGGCCCCATGCTGCTGAACATGGGCGATGTGGGCGGCTTCGAAGATCTGATCAAGACCAACCTCGGCGTGCGCCACGGCGTGTACCTCTACAACGGCAACCTCACCAGCCGCATCCTGGCCGAGGCCTTCAAGCTGCCGCACAAGGATCTGGACATCCTGCTGGCGGCCTTCTGA
- a CDS encoding DNA alkylation repair protein: MPATPHPWLKPLAPLLAGHARADNAVAMRAYMKDIAPFFGIKTPERRALLQAHIHRYGPPPMEELPAIARSAFAQREREWHYCAVDLLVRLAKKLGPGHLPLLEELITTRSWWDTVDLLASKVVGVVLKRHPDAIAPWNKRWIESPDLWLNRAAILFQLKWRTETDQAVLFANIRRHAAHPDFFIRKAIGWALREYGATDPQAVKSLVRSATLSPLSVKEALRNL, from the coding sequence ATGCCGGCCACCCCGCATCCCTGGCTGAAGCCCCTGGCGCCGCTGCTGGCAGGCCATGCGCGTGCGGACAACGCGGTGGCGATGCGCGCCTACATGAAGGACATCGCGCCCTTCTTCGGCATCAAGACGCCTGAGCGCCGGGCATTGCTCCAAGCGCACATCCATCGGTACGGGCCGCCGCCGATGGAGGAGCTTCCGGCCATCGCCCGTTCAGCATTCGCGCAGCGCGAGCGTGAATGGCATTACTGCGCCGTGGACCTGCTGGTGCGCCTGGCGAAGAAGCTCGGACCTGGGCACCTGCCGTTGTTGGAGGAGCTGATCACCACCAGGAGCTGGTGGGATACGGTGGACCTGCTGGCGAGCAAGGTAGTGGGCGTGGTGCTGAAGCGGCATCCGGATGCGATCGCCCCCTGGAACAAGCGCTGGATCGAGAGTCCGGACCTATGGCTGAACCGCGCGGCCATCCTGTTCCAGTTGAAGTGGAGGACGGAAACCGATCAGGCGGTGCTCTTCGCGAACATCCGGCGTCATGCGGCGCATCCGGACTTTTTCATCCGGAAGGCCATCGGCTGGGCGCTGCGCGAATACGGTGCTACCGATCCACAGGCGGTGAAGTCCTTGGTCAGGTCTGCGACCTTGTCGCCGCTCAGTGTGAAAGAGGCGTTGCGGAACTTGTGA
- a CDS encoding cation:proton antiporter yields MPLLDEIAAHPFHEFAIILLLAALLGGLGQLLRQPLIVMFIALGILVGPSMLDVVKSKENIELLAEIGIAVLLFIVGLKLDLRLIKSTGKIALLTGLGQVLFTAGIGYLIGLALGFSQLHSFYIAVALTFSSTIIIVKLLTDKKEIDALHGQIAIGFLIVQDIVVILVMIVLSALARDGGGDVWGDIAATLGASAMLVAATFVFMRFVIPRVSFFLARSQELLALFAVAWAVGLASLSQLIGFSGEVGAFLAGVSLASSPFRDAIGGRLISLRDFLLLFFFVNLGVQLDLNVIGAMVPQALVFSLFVLIGNPIIVLLIMGAMGYRKRTGFLAGLTVAQISEFSLIFAGLGLQVGHLDEETVGLITLVGLITIGLSTYMILYSAKLYEWLAPMLGVFERKDPYREKKEQLAEQQRYDLIIFGMGRFGGTIAQCLHAYPDITWMGIDFDPQVVRRWQEEGRTIMYGDIEDPDLLDHVPWANAGAIVSTIPVVEHSLRLLTDLERHGYKGEVFVAQMNERDAPFLEAFDSAHILRPHAMAAESFHATLVETLKRDRS; encoded by the coding sequence ATGCCCTTGTTGGACGAGATCGCCGCGCACCCCTTCCACGAGTTCGCCATCATTCTGCTGCTCGCCGCGCTGCTGGGCGGGCTGGGCCAGCTGCTGCGGCAGCCCCTGATCGTCATGTTCATCGCGCTGGGCATCCTCGTGGGCCCCTCCATGCTCGATGTGGTCAAGAGCAAGGAGAACATCGAGTTGCTGGCGGAGATCGGCATCGCGGTGCTGCTCTTCATCGTGGGCCTGAAGCTGGACCTGCGCCTGATCAAGAGCACGGGGAAGATCGCCCTGTTGACCGGCCTGGGGCAGGTGCTCTTCACCGCCGGCATCGGCTACCTCATCGGCCTGGCGCTGGGCTTCTCCCAGTTGCACAGCTTCTACATCGCCGTGGCGCTCACCTTCAGCAGCACCATCATCATCGTCAAGCTCCTCACCGACAAGAAGGAGATCGACGCGCTGCACGGCCAGATCGCCATCGGCTTCCTCATCGTGCAGGACATCGTGGTGATCCTGGTGATGATCGTGCTCTCGGCCCTGGCACGCGACGGCGGCGGCGATGTGTGGGGCGATATCGCGGCCACGCTCGGCGCCAGTGCGATGCTGGTGGCGGCCACCTTCGTTTTCATGCGCTTCGTGATCCCCCGCGTGAGTTTCTTCCTGGCCCGCTCGCAGGAGCTTCTGGCGCTTTTCGCCGTGGCCTGGGCCGTGGGCCTGGCCTCGCTCAGCCAGCTGATCGGCTTCAGCGGCGAGGTCGGCGCCTTCCTCGCAGGGGTCAGTCTCGCGTCATCGCCCTTCCGCGATGCCATCGGCGGCCGCCTCATCAGCCTGCGCGATTTCCTGCTGCTCTTCTTCTTCGTGAACCTCGGGGTGCAGCTCGATCTCAACGTCATCGGTGCCATGGTGCCACAGGCGCTGGTGTTCTCCCTCTTCGTGCTCATCGGCAATCCGATCATCGTGCTGCTGATCATGGGCGCCATGGGCTACCGCAAACGCACGGGCTTCCTGGCCGGACTCACGGTGGCGCAGATCAGCGAGTTCTCGCTCATTTTCGCCGGTCTCGGTCTGCAGGTGGGCCACCTGGATGAAGAGACCGTGGGCCTCATCACCCTCGTGGGCCTGATCACCATCGGCCTGTCCACCTACATGATCCTCTATTCCGCCAAGCTCTACGAGTGGCTGGCGCCGATGTTGGGCGTCTTCGAGCGGAAGGACCCCTATCGGGAGAAGAAGGAACAACTCGCGGAGCAGCAGCGCTATGACCTCATCATCTTCGGCATGGGACGCTTCGGCGGCACCATCGCCCAATGCCTGCACGCCTATCCGGACATCACCTGGATGGGGATCGACTTCGACCCCCAGGTGGTGCGTCGCTGGCAGGAGGAGGGCCGCACCATCATGTACGGCGACATCGAGGATCCCGATCTGCTGGACCATGTGCCGTGGGCCAATGCCGGGGCCATCGTCAGCACCATACCGGTGGTGGAGCATTCGTTGCGGCTGTTGACGGACCTGGAACGGCATGGGTACAAGGGAGAGGTCTTCGTGGCGCAGATGAACGAGCGCGACGCGCCCTTCCTCGAAGCCTTTGATAGCGCGCACATCCTGCGGCCGCACGCCATGGCCGCCGAGAGCTTCCATGCCACCCTGGTGGAGACCTTGAAGCGCGACCGGAGTTGA
- a CDS encoding cyanophycinase, whose translation MRITLSILLLSLVLNSPAQSYFSYPLGNPNSIGVQALGGVCLMGGATENDEAMKWFLQRANGGDVLVLRASGGNGYNSYFYSELGVTINRVETIVFNNASASSEAYIHQRIQEAEAIWFAGGNQWNYVNYWRDTPIATLINEAIAQRNIVVGGTSAGMAILGGGYYTAQAGSVTSATALTNPYHPWVTVDIAPFLEVPFMSEVVTDTHYDNPDRRGRHMVFLARMFADHGIDAKGIACDEYTAVCVSPDGVGRVFGEFPTYQDFAYFLQINCEEPDGPETIASGTPLTWDRGGQGVKVYKVPGTMDGSNTFDLNDWRTGSGGTWRHFRAINGVFSELAGTQAPECAAVPMPGLALKAMLQGPYDPGTGRMRDDLRVAGLIPEEEPYTALGFTHVGGGGETLDAALLGATGDDAIVDWVVVELRDPDVPATVVHTIGALVQRDGDVVDAEGNTPLMLDVPVGEYHVALRHRNHLGVMTAAPLTLGAVTAVVDLTQPITNTYGTEAMRETGGVMLLWCGDVNFDGKLQYTGGGNDRDPILSTIGGPVPTNTVSGYLPADVDLDGVASYTGIGNDRDPILSNIGGSVPTAIRHAQLP comes from the coding sequence ATGAGGATCACGCTCTCGATACTCCTGCTTTCGCTGGTGCTGAACTCCCCGGCACAGAGCTACTTCAGTTATCCCTTGGGAAACCCGAACAGCATCGGCGTACAGGCGCTCGGCGGCGTATGCCTGATGGGCGGCGCCACGGAGAATGACGAGGCCATGAAATGGTTCCTGCAACGCGCCAACGGGGGTGATGTGCTGGTGCTGCGAGCCAGCGGTGGAAACGGGTACAACAGTTATTTCTACAGCGAACTGGGCGTCACCATCAACCGGGTGGAGACCATCGTGTTCAACAACGCCAGCGCCTCCAGCGAGGCGTACATCCACCAACGCATCCAGGAGGCAGAGGCGATCTGGTTCGCCGGCGGCAACCAGTGGAACTACGTGAACTACTGGCGCGACACGCCCATCGCCACGCTGATCAATGAAGCGATCGCCCAGCGGAACATCGTCGTAGGTGGCACCAGCGCGGGCATGGCCATCCTGGGTGGCGGCTACTACACCGCACAGGCCGGTTCGGTCACCAGCGCCACCGCGTTGACCAACCCGTACCACCCTTGGGTGACGGTGGACATCGCGCCTTTCCTGGAAGTGCCGTTCATGTCCGAAGTGGTGACCGACACACACTACGACAACCCGGACCGACGCGGGCGGCACATGGTGTTCCTGGCGCGCATGTTCGCCGACCACGGCATCGATGCAAAGGGCATCGCCTGCGACGAATACACGGCGGTGTGCGTTTCGCCCGATGGTGTGGGACGGGTCTTCGGGGAGTTCCCCACCTATCAGGACTTCGCGTACTTCCTCCAGATCAATTGCGAGGAGCCGGACGGGCCGGAAACGATCGCCTCCGGTACGCCGCTGACCTGGGACCGCGGTGGCCAGGGGGTGAAGGTGTACAAGGTGCCGGGCACCATGGACGGAAGCAACACCTTCGACCTGAACGACTGGCGAACGGGCAGCGGTGGCACCTGGCGACACTTCCGTGCCATCAATGGTGTCTTCAGCGAGTTGGCCGGCACACAAGCGCCCGAATGCGCCGCGGTGCCTATGCCAGGCCTGGCGCTCAAGGCCATGCTGCAAGGCCCCTACGATCCGGGCACCGGAAGGATGCGCGACGACCTGCGTGTGGCGGGCCTGATACCGGAAGAGGAGCCCTATACCGCGCTCGGGTTCACGCATGTGGGCGGTGGTGGCGAAACGCTGGACGCCGCCCTGCTCGGTGCAACAGGTGATGACGCGATCGTGGACTGGGTGGTGGTGGAATTGCGCGACCCGGATGTGCCGGCCACGGTGGTCCACACGATCGGTGCGTTGGTGCAGCGCGATGGCGACGTGGTGGACGCGGAAGGGAACACGCCCCTGATGTTGGATGTGCCGGTGGGCGAGTACCATGTGGCCCTTCGCCACCGCAACCATCTTGGGGTGATGACCGCGGCCCCACTGACGCTGGGCGCGGTCACCGCCGTGGTGGACCTCACCCAACCGATCACGAACACCTATGGAACGGAGGCTATGCGCGAGACCGGCGGCGTGATGTTGCTCTGGTGCGGCGATGTGAACTTCGATGGCAAACTTCAATACACCGGCGGGGGCAACGACCGCGACCCGATCCTGTCGACCATTGGTGGACCGGTGCCAACCAACACGGTCTCCGGCTACCTGCCCGCGGATGTGGACCTGGACGGCGTGGCCAGCTATACAGGCATCGGCAACGACCGCGACCCCATCCTCAGCAACATCGGCGGCAGCGTGCCCACGGCCATCCGCCACGCGCAGCTTCCCTAA
- a CDS encoding potassium/proton antiporter, translating into MSISVEQILLVGALLLLVSILASKTSGRLGVPSLLLFMGVGMVAGTDGLGIIDLQDAGIAQFLGIVALVFILFSGGMDSRLESVRPVFWRGLSLSTVGVLLTAVIVGLSVPLFTSLGWREGLLLGAVISSTDAAAVFTILRSKGMGLKGNLRQTLELESGSNDPMAFFLTTAMLQLVIAPEASPWTLVPMFFLQMGIGALMGWGMGMLMTRVLNRIHLDFEGLYPVLMLALVMLTFAATDAVGGNGFLAVYLAGVVLGNDDFIHKRSLIRFYDGQAWLMQIVMFLTLGLLVNPREIVPVMGAGLIISLVLIFIARPLAVLIALLPFRMMFAKRVLISWVGLRGAVPIVFATYPLMAGVEHAGLIFNIVFFIVLTSVLLQGTTLPLVARWLGLERPESARRLSPYDLEISPELRGELRQLLIPAGCTGDGRQMVDLHFPLGSLVTRIDRSGVHIFPSGNTKVQGGDRLTVITSKPRELDELARRWGFTVMQVAPMVRPVTG; encoded by the coding sequence ATGTCCATCAGCGTTGAACAGATCCTGCTCGTGGGAGCACTGTTGTTGCTGGTGAGTATCCTGGCCAGCAAGACCAGCGGCCGCCTGGGAGTGCCCTCGCTGCTGCTCTTCATGGGCGTGGGCATGGTGGCCGGCACCGATGGGCTCGGGATCATCGACCTGCAGGACGCTGGCATCGCGCAGTTCCTGGGCATCGTGGCGCTGGTGTTCATCCTCTTCAGTGGCGGCATGGATTCACGCCTGGAGAGCGTGCGTCCCGTGTTCTGGCGGGGCCTGTCGCTGAGCACCGTGGGCGTGCTGCTCACCGCGGTCATAGTGGGTCTCAGCGTGCCCCTGTTCACCTCGCTGGGCTGGCGCGAGGGGCTGCTGCTGGGCGCGGTTATCTCCAGCACGGACGCCGCCGCGGTGTTCACCATCCTGCGCAGCAAGGGCATGGGCCTGAAGGGCAACCTGCGCCAGACGCTGGAGTTGGAGAGCGGCAGCAACGACCCGATGGCCTTCTTCCTTACCACGGCCATGCTGCAACTGGTGATCGCGCCGGAAGCTTCGCCCTGGACGCTGGTGCCGATGTTCTTCCTGCAGATGGGCATCGGCGCCTTGATGGGCTGGGGCATGGGCATGCTGATGACGCGCGTGCTGAACCGCATCCACCTCGATTTCGAGGGCCTCTACCCCGTGCTGATGCTGGCCCTGGTGATGCTCACCTTCGCCGCCACCGACGCCGTGGGCGGCAACGGTTTCCTGGCGGTGTACCTGGCCGGCGTGGTGCTGGGCAACGACGACTTCATCCACAAGCGCAGCCTGATCCGTTTCTATGACGGCCAGGCCTGGCTGATGCAGATCGTGATGTTCCTTACACTGGGCCTGCTGGTGAACCCGCGCGAGATCGTGCCGGTGATGGGTGCCGGGCTGATCATCTCACTCGTGCTCATCTTCATCGCGCGGCCTTTGGCGGTGCTCATCGCGCTGCTGCCTTTCCGCATGATGTTCGCCAAGCGGGTACTGATCTCCTGGGTTGGTCTGCGCGGTGCGGTGCCCATCGTATTCGCCACCTATCCGCTCATGGCCGGTGTGGAACATGCGGGGCTCATCTTCAACATCGTCTTCTTCATCGTGCTCACCTCCGTGCTGCTGCAGGGCACCACTCTTCCCTTGGTGGCACGCTGGCTGGGGCTGGAGCGGCCGGAATCCGCGCGAAGACTTTCGCCCTATGACCTGGAGATCAGCCCCGAGTTGCGCGGCGAATTGCGCCAATTGCTGATCCCTGCGGGCTGCACTGGCGATGGCCGCCAGATGGTGGACCTGCACTTCCCGCTCGGCAGCCTGGTCACCCGCATCGATCGGAGCGGGGTGCACATCTTCCCTTCGGGAAATACGAAGGTCCAGGGCGGCGACCGCCTGACGGTGATCACCAGCAAGCCGCGCGAACTGGATGAATTGGCCCGCCGCTGGGGCTTTACGGTGATGCAGGTGGCCCCCATGGTGCGGCCTGTAACGGGCTGA
- a CDS encoding glycosyltransferase family 4 protein: MKRALIITYYWPPSGGAGVQRPLKFVKYLSRHGVRPTVLTVDPEHAAYPVLDPSLSADVPDDIEVVRTRSFEPLRFLARVFGGEVVPRAGFAGEPPPGLFKRGLRWSRGNLFIPDARRGWVRHAVRAATDLLRQGHFDAVVISSPPHSAQLIGLALKKRFPQLRWIADLRDPWTDMWYTRELMQGAWAARRNAAWEERVVRTADVLLTTGPSLKRTLTGRYGADAGERIHVVPNGYDAADLPTSAPGPPEGEFRITYVGSMAASYDPAVFFRALGRVTRESPQARITFHGVGAIDPLIQAMARAAGVNCTWSPPVVHAAALSAMHAAHVLLLVLPDAPGVEQVLPGKLFEYLASRRTIVAIGPVGSDVDTVIRECDAGRMFDRTMEDELHAHLAGMLRRHLAGEDLRVQGDAHRRYTRESLTARLAALIANSASDT, encoded by the coding sequence ATGAAACGCGCGCTGATCATCACCTACTACTGGCCGCCCAGCGGAGGAGCGGGGGTGCAGCGTCCGCTGAAATTCGTGAAGTACCTCTCGCGCCACGGTGTGCGGCCCACGGTGCTCACCGTGGATCCGGAGCACGCGGCCTACCCGGTGCTGGACCCTTCGTTGAGCGCTGATGTGCCGGATGACATCGAAGTGGTGCGCACACGCTCCTTCGAGCCACTGCGCTTCCTGGCGCGTGTCTTCGGCGGTGAGGTGGTGCCCCGGGCGGGATTCGCCGGTGAGCCACCGCCCGGCCTCTTCAAGCGTGGCCTGCGCTGGTCGCGCGGCAATCTCTTCATCCCCGACGCACGGCGGGGCTGGGTGCGCCATGCCGTGCGCGCCGCCACCGATCTGTTGCGGCAAGGGCACTTCGACGCGGTCGTCATCTCGTCACCACCGCACAGTGCGCAATTGATCGGCCTGGCCTTGAAGAAGCGCTTCCCTCAGTTGCGCTGGATCGCCGATCTGCGCGATCCCTGGACGGACATGTGGTACACCCGCGAGCTTATGCAAGGCGCCTGGGCCGCTCGGCGCAATGCCGCCTGGGAAGAGCGCGTGGTGCGCACCGCCGATGTGCTGCTTACCACCGGGCCTTCGCTGAAGCGGACATTGACCGGACGATACGGCGCTGATGCGGGCGAACGGATCCATGTGGTCCCCAACGGGTACGACGCGGCCGATCTGCCCACCTCAGCGCCCGGTCCACCCGAGGGGGAATTCCGGATCACCTATGTGGGCTCCATGGCGGCGAGCTACGATCCAGCGGTCTTTTTCAGAGCCTTGGGCCGAGTGACACGTGAAAGCCCACAGGCACGTATCACCTTCCACGGCGTGGGCGCGATCGATCCGCTCATCCAGGCGATGGCCCGGGCGGCAGGGGTTAACTGTACCTGGTCTCCGCCGGTGGTCCACGCCGCCGCGCTGTCCGCCATGCATGCCGCGCACGTGCTCCTTCTGGTGCTGCCCGATGCGCCCGGTGTGGAACAGGTGCTGCCTGGCAAACTCTTCGAGTACCTGGCGTCGCGGAGGACCATCGTGGCCATCGGTCCTGTGGGGAGCGATGTGGACACCGTGATCCGGGAGTGCGACGCGGGCAGGATGTTCGATCGTACCATGGAGGACGAGCTGCACGCGCACCTTGCCGGAATGCTGCGACGGCATTTGGCGGGAGAGGACCTGCGCGTGCAAGGCGATGCGCACCGGCGCTACACGCGTGAGTCCCTGACCGCGCGCCTCGCGGCACTCATCGCCAACAGTGCTTCGGACACCTGA
- a CDS encoding DUF2147 domain-containing protein: protein MRSLSLLPAILLCGAALAQSVTGRWTTIDDNTGKPRSVVEITEREGRLSGRIVELYEKEKRDKLCEKCPDDRRNKPVAGLEIIRDMVRSGKEWGKGTILDPETGKIYDCKLWIEDGRLKVRGYVAFFFRTQTWVREVK, encoded by the coding sequence ATGCGCTCCCTTTCACTCCTTCCCGCGATCCTCCTGTGCGGTGCCGCCTTGGCACAGTCCGTCACGGGCCGTTGGACCACCATTGATGACAACACCGGCAAACCCCGCAGCGTAGTGGAGATCACCGAGCGCGAGGGCAGACTCAGTGGCCGCATCGTGGAACTCTACGAAAAGGAGAAGCGCGACAAGCTCTGCGAGAAATGCCCCGACGACCGCAGGAACAAACCCGTTGCCGGACTGGAGATCATCCGCGACATGGTGCGCAGCGGCAAGGAGTGGGGCAAGGGCACCATCCTGGATCCCGAGACGGGCAAGATCTACGACTGCAAATTGTGGATCGAGGATGGCAGGCTGAAAGTGCGTGGATATGTGGCCTTCTTCTTCCGCACGCAGACCTGGGTGCGGGAGGTGAAGTGA